The genomic DNA CTTATTATTGTTCCGAGATTTCCCGGGTCGTTAATGTTATCGAGCGCAACAATCAGTTTTGCAGATTCAGATAAAACTAATTTTTCAGGATGTTCAGGTTTCCTCACGACTGCAATAATTCCTTGGGGATTAACGGTATCCGCTAATCTGTTAAAATTCTTTTCAGATGCGTAAAGAATTTCGATATCTTTTGTAGGTACGAGGGATAAGTCAAAATCATCTCTGGCAATAATGCAGTCGATATAATCTTTGTAATATAAATCAGATGAAAGACATTCCTTAATTAAGTGAATTCCTTCAATAAGAAATTTCCCTTCTTCGTCACGTGTCCGCTTGTTTTTTAAATCAGCAAAGTACTTTATCTCTTTATTTGTTAACATGTGAAGAATTAATGTTCTCTGGATAAAAATTTCTTGAATTTCTTTAACGCAAGTGCTCTGTGTGATATATCATTTTTCTTTTCATCTCCCATTTCAGCATAAGTCTTTGCAAATCCTTTTGGAATGAAGAGTGGATCATAGCCGAAGCCGTTATCTCCTTTTGCCTGCTTTATTATTTTACCTTCAACAATTCCTTTAAAAAAATAATGCTCAGTTTCATTTATATAAAGACATTGAACTGATTCAAATTTAGCAGTGCGGTTTATACCGTCGACATCTTTCAAATTAAGTAAAAGTTTATCACAATTATCTTTGTAAGTTGCATTTTCTCCTGCGTATCTTGCAGAGTAAACTCCGGGTTGACCATTCAATGCATCAACAAATAATCCTGTATCATCGGCAAGAGTAGCAACATTGAATTTTTCAAAAATAGTTTTTGCCTTAAGCAAAGAGTTTTCTTCAAGAGTTGAGCCTGTTTCTTCAACCTCGGGGAAGTTTGGAAAATCTTTCAAGGATAGAATTTCTATTTGTAATGGTGCAAGTATATCAGAAATTTCTTTTATCTTGTGAAGATTATTTGATGCTATTAAAAGCCTGGTAAGTTTCATCTGTAAATTTATTAAACCTTTTTGATATTATTAAGTCTTATAAGAAGACAGTAAAAGATATGAAAAGAAAAAACGAATATGTTAAAATCAATTTTATTTGCGCTTGTATTCTGCTTGGCCGCGGCATTTTTTACTGCGTCAAAAGCAGATGCATGGCCAAAACACAGACATCATCACATTAAAAGAGTTTACCTAAGAACTTATGTAGCTCCGGCAACAGTATGGGTTCCGGGTCACTGGGCTTATAATAAATTTGGTATTGCCGTATGGAGAAAAGGTCACTGGAAAAGAGTTTACAGATAAATGGAACTAAACATAAAAGAACAAGTTTAAAACATAACTATAAAAAATCTAAATAACATATCGAGATTTCCTACTATAAACCCACTAAGCTCTATTCAGCAATGAACAGGGCTTTCCTCTTTGGTAAAAATTAATTAAAAAAATTGATTAAGCTGTAATATCTTCTTTGTATTGCAACTGATAAAGTTTGTGATACAAACCTTTCTTATCAAGCAACTCCTGATGTGAACCCATTTCTTTTATTTCACCCTTATGCATTACAATAATCTTATCACAGTTCTGAATTGTCGAAAGTCTGTGGGCAATAACTATTGAAGTCCTGCCTTCGATGAGTTTCTTTATTGCTTCCTGAATAAGAATTTCTGTAGTAGTATCTATATTAGATGTCGCCTCGTCGAGAATTAAAATCTTCGGATCGTATGCCAGCGCTCTTGCAAATGAAATAAGCTGTCTCTGACCTGTTGAGAAAGTTGAACCTCGCTCATTCACTTTGTGATACATTCCGTCCGGCAGCGAATTAATAAAGTATCTTAATCCTGTTTGGTCAATAGCGTTGTTAATTGCTTCATCGGTAATATCTTTGTTTCCGAGAGTAATATTTTTTCTTATATCACCCGAAAATAAAAATACATCCTGCAATACTACTGAGATGTTTCTTCTTAAATCTCTTTGCTTTAAATTGTTAATGTTAATTCCGTCTATAGTTATCTCACCTTTATTAATCTGATAGAACTTTGAAATCAAATTTATGATTGTCGTCTTGCCTGAACCCGTTGCCCCAACAAATGCAACTTTCTCACCTTCCTTAATATTGAATGAAATATCTTTCAGTACATAATCTTCATTGTTATATGCAAACCATACATTTTTAAATTCAATATTTCCTTTCAGCTTTTCAATATGAACTGAATCCTTACCGTCAACAATTGCAGGCTTCTCATCAAGTAAAGTAAAGATGCGCTCGCTGGATGCCATAGCAGTCTGAAGAATATTATACTTTTCGGATAAGTCTCTTATAGGACGGAAGAACATTTCAGAATACTGAATAAATGTTATAAGAACACCAAGCGAAACTGCTCCTTGTAAAACTTCTCCGCCGCCGTACCAGATTATTAATCCCGATGATACTGCAAGAAATAATTCAACAATAGGGAAGAAGATAGCATAGTAAAAAATGCTTCTCTTGTTTTCTCTTGTATGTTCCTGATTTATTTCTTCAAACTCATCTACTGTTCTTTTCTCTTTTGCAAAAACGTGTACGATTGAAATTCCGGTTATATGTTCCTGTAAATATGAATTCAGTTTAGAAATTAAAATTCTTATTCTTGAATAAGATACACGGATTTTCCTTCTGAAAATAAATGTGGCGTAAATTAATATAGGAAGAATTGAAAGCGTAACTAATGCCAGTCTCCAGTCAAGCGTAAACATAAAATATAAAATCCAGAACAGAGTAAATATATCTCCGAAAGCTGTTACAAGTCCCGATGAAAAAACATCAAACAAAACTTCCACATCAGATGTAACTCTTGTAATTAATCTTCCTACGGGATTGTTGTCGTAAAATTTCAAATGAAGGTTCTGAAGATGCTCAAATATTTTCATCCGTAAATCCATGATGATATTCTGACCAATCCAGCTGGTAAGGTAAGTCATTCCGTATTGAATTATGCCCTGCACGATTAATGTCCCGAATAGAATAAGCATGATAGTTTGCAATCCGGGTAAATCCTTGTGAGCAATCTTATCATCTATAGCAATAGGAGTCAGTCTCGGTCTAACTGCAGCAAGCGCAGAGACTGTAATAGTAAGAACAACAGCCAGCACAATGTAACGTGTGTACGGCTTGAAGTACGCAATGAGGCGTTTCAGTAAATATGAATCGAGTCCTTTGTGGAGCTGTTCTTCGTTTTTAGTTTTAGTTTCTGCCAATTGAAAATTTAAGATTCTTGTATTTCTTCTTCGAGTAATTGTTTCTGATATATATCATAATAAATTCCGCCGAGACTTATTAATTCGTTATGTGTGCCTTGTTCTCTTATCACAGAATCTGACAGCACAATTATATTGTTAGCATTTTTTATAGATGAAATTCTGTGTGATATGATAATGCTTGTCCTGTTCTTCATCACTTTTTTCAATTCATTCAGTATCTCTTCTTCAGTATGAGTATCAACTGCTGATAGGGAATCATCAAGTATTAAAATTTTTGGATTTTTGTATATTGCTCTTGCAATGGAAGTCCTTTGTTTCTGCCCGCCCGAAAGCGTTATTCCGCGTTCACCAACAACGGTTTGAAATTTTTCAGGGAACTCGGATACATCTTTATAGAGAGAAGCAGACTTGGCTGATTCAATCATTCTGTCATAATCAACTTTATCGTATGAATAAGAAATATTTTTTTCTATGGAAGTTGAAAATAAAAATGATTCCTGCGGAACTACTCCGATAGCTTCTCTTAATGTTCTCAGAGGAATTTGTTTAATACTTTTACCGTCAATTAAAATCTCGCCTTCGCTTATATCATAAATTCTTGATAAAAGACTTATCAGTGTTGTCTTTCCGCTTCCCGTATGGCCTATAATTCCGAGTGTTGTACCTTTATTAACTTTTAAATTAATATTTTTTAATGCGTATGCATGACCTGAATCATATTTGAAAGAAACGTTCTTTAATTCTATTTCACCGTCAATATTTTCCAATGTAATTGTATTATCCGTTTCCGCTGAGTCAGCTATCTCGGGCTTTATTTTCATTATTTGTATAAGTCTCTGCATAGATGGTGCAGCGCGCTGTGATAAATTGATAATCCAACCGAATGCAATCATAGGGAAAGTTAATAATCCAAGATAAATCAGGAATGATGATAGATTTCCCAGAGTCATTCTGTCGTTTATAATTTCAATTCCGCCGAAATATATAACAAGGACTAATGAGACACTTGTAAGAAGGAACATCATTGGAAAAGAAAATGACTGTACCTTTGCCAGTGACAAATTTTTTCTGAAATAATCCCTTGAGCTGTTGTAAAACTCTTCAATTTCATTTTTTTCTCTTACATACGATTTTACTACTCTGATCCCCGAT from Bacteroidota bacterium includes the following:
- the rdgB gene encoding RdgB/HAM1 family non-canonical purine NTP pyrophosphatase, coding for MKLTRLLIASNNLHKIKEISDILAPLQIEILSLKDFPNFPEVEETGSTLEENSLLKAKTIFEKFNVATLADDTGLFVDALNGQPGVYSARYAGENATYKDNCDKLLLNLKDVDGINRTAKFESVQCLYINETEHYFFKGIVEGKIIKQAKGDNGFGYDPLFIPKGFAKTYAEMGDEKKNDISHRALALKKFKKFLSREH
- a CDS encoding ABC transporter ATP-binding protein, translated to MAETKTKNEEQLHKGLDSYLLKRLIAYFKPYTRYIVLAVVLTITVSALAAVRPRLTPIAIDDKIAHKDLPGLQTIMLILFGTLIVQGIIQYGMTYLTSWIGQNIIMDLRMKIFEHLQNLHLKFYDNNPVGRLITRVTSDVEVLFDVFSSGLVTAFGDIFTLFWILYFMFTLDWRLALVTLSILPILIYATFIFRRKIRVSYSRIRILISKLNSYLQEHITGISIVHVFAKEKRTVDEFEEINQEHTRENKRSIFYYAIFFPIVELFLAVSSGLIIWYGGGEVLQGAVSLGVLITFIQYSEMFFRPIRDLSEKYNILQTAMASSERIFTLLDEKPAIVDGKDSVHIEKLKGNIEFKNVWFAYNNEDYVLKDISFNIKEGEKVAFVGATGSGKTTIINLISKFYQINKGEITIDGININNLKQRDLRRNISVVLQDVFLFSGDIRKNITLGNKDITDEAINNAIDQTGLRYFINSLPDGMYHKVNERGSTFSTGQRQLISFARALAYDPKILILDEATSNIDTTTEILIQEAIKKLIEGRTSIVIAHRLSTIQNCDKIIVMHKGEIKEMGSHQELLDKKGLYHKLYQLQYKEDITA
- a CDS encoding ABC transporter ATP-binding protein produces the protein MKALYSLLPYIKNYRKKLIMGCIFIFLSISFSSLFPLIVGNGIDALKSGATPSTIIFYSAMAVLSSLIAGIFLYLVRQHIIVVSRDIENDLRFDFFEHIVYMPRDFFNKNSTGNIMALATNDINALREFVGPGIMYTIQVVYRTILTVSILFYINPFLALVSLSPLPLISYIVYKVGRMTHSRSLKVKESFSDLTSKAQENLSGIRVVKSYVREKNEIEEFYNSSRDYFRKNLSLAKVQSFSFPMMFLLTSVSLVLVIYFGGIEIINDRMTLGNLSSFLIYLGLLTFPMIAFGWIINLSQRAAPSMQRLIQIMKIKPEIADSAETDNTITLENIDGEIELKNVSFKYDSGHAYALKNINLKVNKGTTLGIIGHTGSGKTTLISLLSRIYDISEGEILIDGKSIKQIPLRTLREAIGVVPQESFLFSTSIEKNISYSYDKVDYDRMIESAKSASLYKDVSEFPEKFQTVVGERGITLSGGQKQRTSIARAIYKNPKILILDDSLSAVDTHTEEEILNELKKVMKNRTSIIISHRISSIKNANNIIVLSDSVIREQGTHNELISLGGIYYDIYQKQLLEEEIQES